The nucleotide window CCGCGCCGAATTCCGACAGCACAGTATTCATAACTTCTTCAACCATTGCCCATTCTTCATCAGTTTCAATATCCGAGAATCCGCTCATTTCACCATTCTCATCAAGAATATAGCGAAGTGCCGAAATACCAGCTTCTTCATCACCGATTAATGAGAATAAAACATAAGAATGTTCTTCCGAATCAAATGTAAATACAACGCGGCATTGCTGCTCTCCGCCGTCTTCTTTTTGCAAAATAAAAATATTTTCTTCCATATTTTTTCCTCCCACTTAATGAATAAAACAGAGCAGGCTCATCACCTGCTCTGTTTTATCGTGTCAAATGAATTATTCTTCTTCGCCTAATTCGTCTTCGATTTGATTTAATACTTCTTCGATAAAATCCCATTCTGCTTCTGTTTCAATTGGCGTTAATTCGCCATCTTCACCGTTTTCAGCAGGAACGAATGCAGATGCAAAGATTTCAACTGCTCCATCTTCATCTTCTTCTGCGCCTACTAAAGAATA belongs to Solibacillus sp. FSL W7-1436 and includes:
- a CDS encoding DUF1292 domain-containing protein, producing the protein MEENIFILQKEDGGEQQCRVVFTFDSEEHSYVLFSLIGDEEAGISALRYILDENGEMSGFSDIETDEEWAMVEEVMNTVLSEFGADQTNYFTITNEDDEEVMCQILHRFENNGKNYLFYAIMEDDEPQLEEVYASAYISGDNGEVADLLPIETDAEWEMVEQVLNSLAQN
- a CDS encoding DUF1292 domain-containing protein; the encoded protein is MSEQQNNITVVDENGNEQLCEILHTFDSEEFGKSYVLYSLVGAEEDEDGAVEIFASAFVPAENGEDGELTPIETEAEWDFIEEVLNQIEDELGEEE